The Falco peregrinus isolate bFalPer1 chromosome 1, bFalPer1.pri, whole genome shotgun sequence genome has a window encoding:
- the LOC101914853 gene encoding dual oxidase maturation factor 1 translates to MPPGSLRRQLLILFCGHTCWAGDPTAGLQSDTVALGIHHSCCLPGSWRYRMTVFDGSYPFYPQQRKAFVFDISAIIVIVVFLTFACSFLLIIPGIRGRARLYWILRVLLSLLIGVVIIVVQFTGDWETGWVTANTSYKSFSHALVNVDVGLHIGLVGVNITLMGNPVNQVNETISYNEHFAWSFDADYDHSYSKGLERGLPSPILYVAEKFTTQSPCNMHRQYRISSHYASATLWVAFCTWLISNMLFAMPVLVYGGYMLLATAAFMIFSLLSFSTARNSLMCPIQFGTATLHIGYGGSFWITLATGLLCFVAGITVVTVHYFNLDLLKNFFELHEDKSEEYQEMIEVYVNPHFVSKGLPPSQPSKLNPNSV, encoded by the exons ATGCCGCCTGGGTCCCTCCGCAGGCAG CTGCTCATACTGTTTTGTGGGCACACTTGCTGGGCTGGGGATCCCACAGCTGGACTTCAGTCTGACACTGTAGCACTGGGAAtccaccacagctgctgcttgccAG GCTCCTGGAGGTACAGGATGACTGTCTTTGATGGCAGCTACCCCTTCTACCCACAGCAGAGGAAGGCCTTCGTGTTTGACATCAGCGCCATCATAGTGATTGTGGTCTTCCTAACGTTCGCTTGCAGCTTCCTGCTTATCATCCCGGGCATCCGTGGACGGGCG AGGCTATATTGGATTCTCAGAGTTCTCCTCAGTCTCCTCATAGGAGTGGTGATCATCG TTGTCCAGTTCACAGGGGACTGGGAGACCGGCTGGGTAACAGCAAACACCTCCTACAAGTCCTTCAGCCATGCCCTGGTGAACGTGGATGTTGGGCTGCACATTGGCCTGGTGGGGGTGAATATCACACTCATGG GAAACCCGGTGAATCAGGTCAATGAGACCATCAGCTACAATGAGCACTTTGCTTGGAGCTTTGATGCAGACTATGACCACAGCTACAGCAAAGGGCTGGAGagggggctgcccagccccatcctCTATGTGGCAGAGAAGTTCACCACACAAAGCCCCTGCAACATGCACAGGCAGTACCGCATCTCCAGCCACTATGCATCAGCCACTCTCTG ggtgGCCTTTTGCACTTGGCTCATCTCAAATATGCTCTTTGCCATGCCCGTTCTAGTCTACGGAGGCTACATGCTCCTGGCCACAGCAGCCTTCATGATCTTTTCCTTGCTCTCGTTCTCCACTGCGAGGAATTCCCTGATGTGCCCGATCCAGTTTGGGACTGCAACCCTGCACATAGGCTATGGGGGATCTTTCTGGATCACGCTAGCAACTG GCTTGCTCTGTTTTGTGGCTGGGATCACTGTTGTCACAGTGCACTACTTCAACTTGGACCTGCTGAAAAATTTCTTTGAGCTCCATGAGGACAAATCAGAGGAGTACCAGGAAATGATTGAAGTGTATGTCAATCCTCATTTTGTGAGCAAAGGTTTGCCTCCATCTCAGCCCTCAAAACTCAACCCAAACAGTGTCTAG